A DNA window from Alphaproteobacteria bacterium contains the following coding sequences:
- a CDS encoding TAXI family TRAP transporter solute-binding subunit, protein MNYRFKKYFTFILILFILFCSYSTLYAQNNPNKVVFIGTGPVVGVYFPAGGAICLVSNTKMIELGLRCAVESSEGSFENLQRLRDHSLDFSIVQSDWQNYAFTGTGPFEKLGAFKELRSIFSLYAEAITVVVRKDSNITKFTDLKNKRVNIGLPGTAQRALIESLFARFNWQISDMPNALEIDMNQQAQSLCNNKLDAFILPVSHPNGAIEEATRSCAAVLIDVQGPEIDQFVTSTPYLAKTTIPAGLYIGNTHNVNTFGLKATFVTTTAMSNDMVYELVKSIFEDFDRFKSMHPVFEVLTIDQMIKFGNTAPLHDGALRYYKEKGLL, encoded by the coding sequence AATAATCCTAACAAAGTTGTATTTATTGGTACGGGTCCTGTCGTAGGTGTTTATTTCCCAGCTGGTGGGGCTATATGTCTTGTTAGTAATACAAAAATGATTGAATTAGGCTTACGTTGTGCGGTAGAAAGTAGTGAAGGTTCATTCGAAAATTTACAAAGATTGCGTGATCATAGTCTTGATTTTTCTATTGTTCAATCAGACTGGCAAAATTATGCTTTCACAGGTACTGGACCTTTTGAAAAATTAGGGGCTTTTAAAGAACTTAGATCAATTTTTAGTTTATATGCAGAAGCTATTACTGTTGTAGTAAGAAAAGATTCTAATATTACAAAATTTACAGATCTTAAAAACAAACGCGTAAATATTGGGCTCCCTGGTACAGCACAGCGCGCATTAATAGAATCGTTATTTGCAAGATTTAATTGGCAAATTAGTGATATGCCTAATGCTTTAGAAATTGATATGAATCAGCAAGCACAATCACTTTGTAATAATAAACTTGATGCATTTATTTTACCTGTTAGCCATCCAAATGGTGCCATTGAAGAAGCTACCCGTAGTTGTGCTGCAGTGTTAATTGATGTGCAAGGTCCTGAAATTGATCAATTTGTTACAAGTACACCTTATCTTGCAAAAACTACTATTCCAGCTGGATTATATATAGGAAATACACACAATGTGAATACTTTTGGGCTTAAAGCAACTTTCGTTACGACGACAGCTATGTCAAATGATATGGTCTATGAGCTGGTTAAAAGTATTTTTGAAGATTTTGATAGATTTAAATCTATGCATCCAGTTTTCGAGGTTTTAACTATTGATCAAATGATTAAGTTTGGAAATACAGCTCCCTTACATGATGGGGCTTTACGCTATTATAAAGAAAAGGGACTTTTATAA